A stretch of DNA from Vidua chalybeata isolate OUT-0048 chromosome 3, bVidCha1 merged haplotype, whole genome shotgun sequence:
CTTTTCTGTTTGATTAAAAATCCCTCTGAACTTCAGCATGCTGGCTAAATTCCAGCTCCCAGAAGTAATTGCCTTTTGCTAAGCTACTCACCTCCTGTGAAACCTTATTCAGGGAACTTAGTGTAATTATTATTCTTCCCTTCAAATAAATGGTTGTATAGCACTATTGATCTAATCTGCCTGTCATGTTCCACAGTAGAgagaatttcattttcaaaaaacTCATATATTAGCCCATATAGCATGTAGGTAGAGATGTTTCTGCTCTAGATTCTTCCCAGAGAGAAGACCAAATGCAGTTCCTACTTagaggggtaaaaaaaaaaaacaaaacctttttgttCTTCTGACCCTGTGAAAGCTCTTCTGTGTGAGGATGAGTAGAGAAGGACATGAGAGGATCAGAGAAGTGAGTGGTAGTGGTATGTTCACATGATAAAATCCCCCACCCACAGACAGCAAATGAATCGGTTCCTCTGTATTACCTCCTGGGGAAATCTTGTTTGGTAATTGAGAACTGCTCTTGGAAAAGGAAGCACTGTTGGACACAGATAACTGCCTTTGGAGAGTGGCTCTGTGAACTGGCAGGAACATGCACTGGCTGGAGGCCTGTGTGCAGTGCCTGGAGTCCTGGTGGGTTTGGGAAATCACATCCTTCCACAGATGTGGGAAACAATACAGGTGGCTGGGATTGCCCAGGGAGTCGTAActtggaagggaaaaggaaaaaagggggtgTGTGCATTTGCAGCTGCTATCTGGGAAGAAGATGGAGAAATACACAGACCTTCTCATGGCCATAATGGAGATACAGGATTCCATGATTTCTATATAGAGAACAGCGTGTTTAAGGTTTGTTGTGGGTCTTTGGTGTTTTAGTGggattttgtttgattgttgttgggtttttttttttttactttcctgaAGAGCCTAGCAAAAGTGAAATGTGCTGGATAAAGTTATCTGACTAAAGAGGACTATTCATAACCTGCCTCTCTGGAAACACAGCCTCCCTCGCAGCTGTCCCATTCTTCCCTCTGTAGCAGGGTTGCTTTGTCTTTTGTCCTGCAGGCAGACCCTGGTGCAATCCTATTAAGTAACGGTGTGTTTGTCACTGGAGTGCTGGtgtttcctcctctctccccaccACGAGTGGGGAAGCTGCACTCTGACAGTGCCAAGTGGTTCCTGAGGGGTGTTGAAAGCAAACctcacccagcagtgctgcGGCAGTGCCTCGTGCACTTGacctgtgcaggcagagctttctgtgctgctgtcctgctggcCCTTCTGGGTGAATCCTATGGGAACATCCTGGAGAGGCTGGCACAGAGACAAGAAGAGCAGAGTGTACGGAGCTGTGGAATGTGCTGGCATACCCCAGCCACAGTGCGGGAATAACTGCTGCTACCAGCAACACAGGGAATGTTTCCTGTGTAAGTGAGCCCTTCTTTGAGGTTAGTCTAAAGCACAACTGCAGTCAGGCACTGATAACTAACCTACCACCTACAACAACAGGCCAGTGGTTTGGCTTGTGACCTTGTATGCACAAACAATCAGGCACAAATTTGATTGCtgctaaaatgaatttttgtctACCTGAGCACCTTGCTGGAGTGTACAGGGAAGACTACTAGAGCTCACCTTCTCCCATCCCCTTTGAGAGAACCAGTAATGTTCTGCTTTTCAAGGAGTTAAATTTCAGCATGACATGGCTGGCACAAGCAATGTGCTGTATGAGTGGCCATCAGACAGTTGTGCCCACACAGAGGCAGGGCTGATTCACGGTGCTCTGCTAATCTCAGCTGGAGTCCGATGGATGCAAATTCCTCAGGAAGACCTGGACAGCTGTTGCAGATGTGTACTGTGATGCCAGTTAAATTGGGAGTTACTGGGTAGCTGAACTGGCATGACAGTTTGCTCAATTTGCATTTATTGCTTTTGCTCTCCACCCTATGATTTCCTCCCACCCCTCTGTCATCCTGTACAGATGCTAAATGGAAACTGCCAACTACTACAGCTCATACCCTTTCTCCAAATGATTCCCCAGGACTATCCTAACTGCTCTCCCTGTCTTACTCCATGCCTCTCACTGTCCCACTCTGGGGATAGCTATCACTGTCATGAACatctacagaaaagaaagaataaagagaaatagAATTAGTCAGTAAGATTTAAGACTGAGGTTTTTTGCATCCATTCCAGATCTCGATAAATTCGTAGCATTCTCATCTGTGACTGGCAGGAAGGAACTCTTTCAATATATTCTTTTTCCTACTGAAATGTGGTGATTACCTCTCCCCTATATTGAACAAGATGAATCAGTGGTACAATTCCTCTTGCTTTGGCAAGTATGGAGGTTGTGATTCAACTGCCAAGAGAGAAAGATGTTCCAGATGTCAACCAGTCATTCAGCAGTGCACACCCCAGTCCAGCTGGGCTGATCTGTACATGCACGTTAGGGAATGTGCATAAGGATAATCTCCTCCCTTTGCTGCACTTacaaataagcttttttttttttcttttcagctgcatttcattttgctgtatAAAGAAGTAGACAGATCTGGCCTTTCGTTTTTAATAATGTCTTAGGACCAGGGTACAAAAAAGGTtaatgcattaatttttaagacAAGTGATAAATGTACTGCAATAAGCACATTCTACATACACAGAATATATTTCTCTATATAATATGAACACAAGAGATATAAAATAAGTTATACTTATCTTGATTTTTCATCACAGTAGGAGCTCAGCTTATATAAAGTGACAACAGGATTGGAACAACACACTGCTccaaagcaacaacaaaaatcagaagagtGCGCGTGCACATGTGTGCTTAGGCAATGAAATAGGAAATTGAGGGATTTCTGCTAAAATCAGgtcttgaaaacaaaactttcatAGAGCATGAAAGAAGTGGGGAAGGTCTCTTGGCTCAGGGTGGAAATTCTGGAGGGGATCAACTGTAACTGTGTGGTGAGAAGAGTGTGTGAAGGCTGACATCTTGTCGAAGTTTGtggaggcacagagcagagcaagcTCTGCCCAGTGCCCCTGTGTGTTCTGCCCTTGTGATGGATCCACCTGACAGTGTGGGGTTTTTATCTGTACAGTGAGAATGGGGCCTCGTGGCTTTCACTGTGCACAATGAGAGCTAACACATCACTTCACAGGAATCACTGACACCACCACTGTTCAAAGAGCAAACACTACCCATTGGCTGTGAAATGTTGGTGAGCCTGGAAGCGGTGTTCCTCCCTTCCAACCCACCTGATGTCCACCTCTAGGGCcccctccctctgcttcccttgGAGTGTGGTTCTCttggctgtgcctgcagaacAAATCTCCTCTGGGGACTGAATAGGAGGTAGTGATGACTGGGAACTCTGAGTGCCTGTCCCACAGTGAACAATGAGGAATTCCAGCTGCCCAGTTCAGAGCTCTTTCAGATTttattgatgtatttttctttaaggaCAGGGGAACATTTATAAAACTTGCATCTTAACGGTGAATCAAGCTTCCTAAAGTTCTTAACTCTGGAGTTTAGTATCTAGTATTTTAGTGTGGGCTTAGGTTAATTACGAAGTGCTCTTTATTTTGGCCAATAGCTTAAAGACCTTGTGGTTTCTCTTAGTCTCCTGAATTTTGCAAGACCCATTAAAAGGCAGAAGGTGCAGCCAAAGCTCAGGAGTGATACTGGCAGTTAGCAGATTTCTATTAGTGCCTATTCCACTCTCCAAAAATGCAGCCCTATTCAGGTTTTCTTCTACTCTTGCTTAACAGAGTCTCCTAGTTTGTGACAACCTTTCTTTACCTTCATATTTACAGACTACACATTAGAAAGCAGGGACATAACACTGGAAGAGTTAATTGCATATCATGAAGGATTGGacttttttgttctgctttagaTTTTGTTCTTCATACAGCAAAGTAGGTACAAATCCAAATGTGATCTCACATCTAAAGGTATAATTTAAGTAAACATGTTTTTCTAGatcttttatttcccccttcACTTTCCCTCTCCCCTGTAACCTTCCTTTCActctgttattttccttttggatgGAGGGAGGAGATGGGAAGGGAGTTCATTTGGCAGCTCATGACCCTCCAACTTGACTTTAATGAGATGATTCGCCAAGGCAAACTCCTCATCATCCAGCATGCCATCTTTGTCGATGTCAGCCAGTTTCCAGATCTTGCCCAGCACGGTGTTGGGCAGCTTAGACCTTACCATCTCCTTCTTGGCATTGGCACCAGTTATTTTACCATCGACAGGCGAGAGCGTGTAGAAAATCTCATCGTACATGGGCTTGTCCCTGGCCACCACCCACTCGGCGTCATCGATTCCTTCTCCGGCGCCTTCTCCGTAGCCGTGGCCGAAGGGACCGTGCAAGGTGCCCTCGAAGGCTCCTCCCTTCACCATCTGGGTTGGCCGCTGGGACTCTTCCTGGCGGACAAGCACCATGAGCTGGGCAATGTCGTTGGCCAGCATGTCTTCCACGGTCTCCAGCAGCTTGCTCTTCAGAGGCTGGAACTTGCTAAAATCCTGGGCTTGCAACTGATCCTTAAAATGGGACAACACAGCAAGAGGTGAGCGACATGGCCATATATGGTGGAGTAATGGTGTACAGCGGGatgcctgcctgctgctcgGCTCACAAAACCCTGCTACTGCAGAGGAGTGGGGAGTTTGGCATTCCTTCCTCTAACAGCCCTGCTTTCTGCAAGGGAGGGGGGGTCTCCCTGGCCAGCCTTGCTCTTACTTTAATCCTCTGAAGTCCTACAGAAAATGACCAAATAGTTCAAGGCAAACTGGTTGTGTGCTCTTGCTACCTCCTCCAGCCAGTGCTCTACATTCCCTACCTCCTCTGTGCTCTGGGAAAGAGATGCCACCTGGCAAAAGACCACTGTACTCATCACCATGCAGTGCATCTTTCAGATGCCATCAAGACAGTAGCACACCTGTAAGAGGTGGTGAGCATGTCTTTTCAGCATGGCTTGGATTCTGTAATTTCACAGCTAAGCAAAAGGGCTTTGAGTAGGGCCTGCAGAGAACTCTCTTCTAGCTGCAGAAAGACCTACAGCTTTATCTTTCACCCTCTACTCCTTAAATCCACACTATTCACTCCAACTGGATTcatacagtttttttttaacacacaTTTTAACAAGCAGTGAAGGAGATCTCCTATTTGCTACACCCCATAGATCTCATTCCCAACAATTTAGGGAGAATATATCTTCAAAAATAGGCAAATGCTGTTTTCCATAGGTAACTAGTAGCAACCTCAAGAGCTAGAGCACAGAACAGGTTTTTGCTAGGACTGAAGCCACACAGCAATGCAGCAGTGTCCAGTATTGCTTGAATGTACAATACAAGGCTCTGATCCAAGGTCCTTTGAAGTTTTTGACTTGCGTGAACACTGGGCCAGgtctctgctctgcagaacaAAAAGCCTGCTTCTCTgcttaaaatagaaaaggggCTTTAAGTTTGCAcaccttcctttctctctttctagaAACAAAGAGAGAAGTAGAAGACAAATATAGTTCTTGAGGAATGTGGCATATGTAGCCTTTTCAGGACACAGCTTTCCTTTTATTATAAATTGCTTAGGCCTGAAAAATCTGCAAATGGAAcctggaattaaaaataaagaaaaacagaagaaatcatTTGCTGTAAAGTGCTattcaggcaaagatatgagaAATGAATGTGAAGCTGTAATGCTTCACATGAGCTCTATGTGTAAGAAGTGCTCATGCCCAAATATAGCCTGTACATATTTAAAGGCACATTTCAACATTACAGCAGGCTTTTCCCACAGGTGGCAACAATCAATGTCTGCATGGCTCTGTTGTATTCCCTGCAGTTACTCTAATGCTCTTTCCTTGGATGTTTGCCAGGATGCCACTGCTTACCTGCATCTTTCTCAGATTAGGGAAGTCTCCTGGCGAGATCTGATGCTCCCGTTCAATTCGGGCATAAATATCTCCCAAGTTATTAACaagctctttctttttattgtctttccCAAACATTGAGGGCATTTCCTTCTTTAGGGAACTGATGATGTAGGCATGGACCTGAAGGGAATTAAATTATATGGAATGAAGGCAAATGTTAAATAGCACATCAGAAAATTCTTCTCAGCAGAGTATCTGTGCTTAGGACTTGACTCCATCTTGTTCCACCCTGAAGAGCAACCTAAGCTCCTCAGCTTGACTGGACCTATGGATTGTTATTCCAGTGCTAAATGCTCAGCTGTGTGCTCTGTCTGTGCTGAGACAAGGTGAAAACAAGGTGTAGTCCTGAGCATACAGACAGTGACATTCAAATGCACTTTCTGGAGGGAgtggtggggctttttttcttccactgggCATGGCCTTCAAGGGAACAGTCCCTTTCCAGTCCAAACATATAGGTTCAATGTTTTAGTATGAATACCAGTCCTTAACTTATGCAAcattgtggcttttttttttttaatggtgaaCCACGCATTTTTTCTTGAAACGAAAACCCTTGCACTGAAAGCTTTTGAGGGATCTTTTGATCTCTTTTCTCAATTGACGTAGGGctctttcctgtatttttaggggcttctttcagtttatttaaaatactcagAGATACTACAGGCTTATTTATTGTTTGTGTGAGTCTCGATCTAAGTCAAGTATCTCTCTTGGCTAAGAAAGTTTAAAGCAAAAGACCTAGAGCTTATCAATTTCCTTGGTGTATGATTCTGATACACTGAATTGGTCCTAATTCTCAAGTTGTTACCACAGAGCAACTCCTTTCCAGATCCCTTCAAGTGCTACCTGCTTTGATCTATAGTTACCTTCCTCACTTGGGCCTGCCATGACTGACCCACCAAACAAAGGAGTTGTTTTCTTCCCATATTGGCATAAGGCTTATATGCTGTGCCTGAGTTAAATGGGATGGAAAAAGAGTAGGATCCACCAGCTCTGCAAGCTCAACTGGCCAAAACCACTTCTCCATAGGCTGCATGCTGCACTCAGCCCAAACTGAATGCTTGGGGCTTCTATGCCAACACCTACCTTGGCCAGCCGTGCTCGCTTGATGAGATCATTCAGCTTCCTCAGGGCTGCGTTGCGGGGCAGGCTCTGGATATCCCTGAACAggtcctgctcctctgcctcaaACAACTTGCGGTTGTCGGGGATGAGTAGTGGATGGGACCAGAAGGAGCCGATGTACACTCTGATGACCTCGGGAGTGTTGACGATCTTTCCCAGGGACCACATGAGGGCACCGTACACCCGCATCAGCTGCTGAGTCTCTATCTGGTCGGCCTTGTTGAGAACAACTCTCATCTTGTCCTCGTGGTTCTTCAGGGCCTTGATGACCTCAGAGAATTCATCAGAGATGTCCAGCTTGTGAGCATCAAAGAGGAGAATGATGCGGTCAACCCGCTCTGCGAACCACTCCAGTACAGCAGCGAAGTCATAGCCTGCAAGGGGGGGAGGAAGAGCAAAGATGCAGCAAACATGGGAGTGTAGAGAGCCTACCTGCTGTACTCAAACTATATCTGTACCTAACTGAGGGTAAGCTTGCAAGGAAGTAGAAGCTTGCAAGCTTCCCAGTATAACAGGTAGCTTGATAAGGAGATGAAGCTTTGTCCTTCATGTGGAAATGTCACAGCACACAGTTAAGGACACCTCTTGTCCTCTCCATATTAAGAGATCACCCAAAGAAGTCTTGAACTTGTGCTCCAGATCTTCATTCAAATGCACATCAAGGAGCAACTGCTACTGCAGAAATTTTGTATGTGGAAACAAGAGAGGTCTAGTTTGTGAATGACTGGCCATCAGCATAGCCTACAAAGAAAGCTGGATAATTGCAATACTTGCACCCAGACTGGTTTGAGATGTGTATCTCCACTGCTTAATAAATCTCAGGTCTTGTCTAGTTGTGCAAGACTAACTTTGTCCCATCCAATTCAAAACCCAGCATGCAAATAACCTTCCTTAGCAGAGTAATCATCCTGTCATACCTGCTGCATGTGCACAAAGCCAAATGATTTGTGTTCACTTAGCCAAGAGCTTGACGCTTAGCAGACAGCATTGCTGTGAACACCAGAGGCAAGCACAGGCCAGGAACAGTGGGTTCAAATTTCACATGCCTCAGGATTGCCTCTATTATTAAACATAATAGATTCAGTGTCAGACTGGGTCCACCTCTAAGCAGTACAGGACATACTAAATAGTGTGTGGAGAAGTTCCTAAAACAATAGTAATGACAGCaacaaaattaccttttttcctAGCTCTATGGCATTTTTTATCTTACTTTAAAGTCTTGGTGAGAGACTGGTTTCCCCCTGCTCTGTCAGGCTTTCCTATGCTGTGCAACATTTGGGGCTATCTGAGTCACCAGAGTGCTGCACTTTGTTAAGGGAAATGAGGACAGAGCAAATGCTATTTGCATTCAAATCCTTTAATATACTATTTTAATCTTGGCTTTCATGAATAAATACATGATAATTAGTTTGGTGCTCTTTCCTCCTGgtcccctttctttttctttctttttttccttctgtcctctCTAAAACCTGGAGGGCAACCAGTGCATCCCAATAATCAGACTGGAACTACAGAAGGGGAGGATAGCTGAGCTCTGATCTTGCTTTTTCATGCTGGCCTTTTCTTACGTATGACTTAGCAAACTGGAGTGAAATCCTGGCTCTCATGTCAGGAGAAAAACCCATGTGAACTTTCTCTTCAGCTGGATAAACTGGTATTAATTTTTTGCCACTGAGAACTTTTATACAACTTCAAAGTGTTATTACTGGGCAGTGTTCTGCTTTGGTCAATTATAGTTTGTTCCTTACAGGAAAAGGGGGTGGCAGAGTGTGGGCATGTGAGGTGTGTGTTCTAGGATGTGGATACTTTGTCCTGCTCTCTTCTATGGGATCTACAGAAATCTCAAATGAAAGACAGATATTTGTCCCACCAGTGTCCTTCTGCTCACTAGGACATGAGTGTCTCCTCTAACAAGAGCAAGCAATGCTGGGCCCTGGCTCTTTGCTCAACTACCTTTGATGCTGAGAACTTCAGAGAATTCAGAATCAGTATTAGCTTTGACAAAGACCTTCTGAGCATTCAATATATTATACAGATAGCTGCATATCTTGCTCAGTCTGTGTGTCTGACCTCAAACACAGTCACAagtcagtttttaaaaactgaaataaaattgatCCTGCTCGCTTTCAGATATTAACAGCCTATTTTAACCTTAGGTGCTAACCTCAGTTTTTTAACCTCaggtgttctggctgcagggagctctgctccaCTTCTCTAACTGCAAATGTGCTGCAAAAATCAGTGTGCTGACTCCTTCCTAACCTGTGCTGGGGGTAGTGGCAGCAGAACAAAGTCGCTGCTGATACCTCACTTCACTTGGCCTGGGTTCAGCCTGTCAGCTGTCCCTCTGCAAGCAGATCAATGGGTGTGCAAACAGGGACCTCCCATGCCCCCTCAAACTTTGCTAAACAGAGGATGCACAGACTTGATGTTCATGTCTGCCAGGGCTGGAAGTCATCTGGCATGGCGGGACAGTTTATTCTTCATACTCAGAGCTACACAGCTTGCTTTTCCATCATGGAAGCAGTGAGTCAGGGTGACTTTATTTGGAGATGTTTGTGCATTTAACCTTGTAAAATCTCATGGACTGGGATGTATTCTTGTCAAGCTGCCACATGTTTGAATTGTACCATAGCTACTTCATTACTTACAAGTCTTTTTCTTGGGAGAATCAGGTGGAAAACAGTCATGCTCTCTAGGCTACCTTGTAATGCTATAGTGATGTCCTGTCACAGATCATGTGGATGGTTTCCCTCTGACAGTAGAGGAACAATCACTGTTACACTCTCTCTCTTGTGTTAATAGGGGCTGGAATGAGTTAGGGAAAGTGTCTGCACCTGACACACAGTCCACCTTGCAGAGATTTAGTGAAAGTGGGAACTGATTATTTAAAAGAAGGGAAGTATAGCAAAAAAAGTGTAACTATAGTTTTGGGGACTACTACTCTCCCAGCTGAGGACCTGGGAGACTGACCTTAGCCTGGGTCTCAAGGTTTGTCCAAAAGTATCTTTAGGTGCTTAGCTCTCATGACTTTTATCCTGTATCAAGCCTGCATCCACAGTGGCACTTAAAAGGTATCTATTTCCTGAGCCTCTCTTTCCaattaacaaaaagaaatgttgctCTACCcagcaagaaaaggaaattaatatcTGCTCAGACACCTTGTGTATTCCCAGCTACTACAGTAACATACAACGAATCTTGAATGTCCCTGTGGACTTCATTAAATGTCTAGATTGATtagcagactttttttcctagctTCTTTGCTTGCTCAGAAATATTCTCCTGACAGCTGTCCTGCATATCTCCATTAAAGAGAGAACAAAGCCCTGGAGAGTAACACTAGCTGTTGACTGCTCAGAAACATCACCATGGACTCATTTACATCCCATGCTGGGACAAAAGCCCAACCCACACCCTCCCCTTGTATGTCCCACTTGCTCTGGCTCTGGGGAACCTCTCCTGTTGCTGCCCAGCTGAGCAAAAAACAAGTCTTGTGTGTGCAGTGCTACTGATCTCAGCTGCATTCCTCTGTATGGGGGTTCTTGGTAGGCAGACATTTAAGTGTATGTATTCTGTTCTTAAATGATGGAACaatacagagagaaagaaggaaaaattatcCCAAGTGCTGTAAAGTTCCTTAACATGCAGCATGATGTGGGACAGAGCTCTGTTCACAACTGTCTACTCAAGAGTCACTGACTGTGGTGGTGTTTTCACACACAGTGCCTAGAGAATTGCTACAGATGTGATTCACAGGGTTGACTTTGCAGTCTTGCTTTTAGTGTAGAATAGGTTGTTACTAAAGCATTTGGATAGCAGGATGACAGTGTAAATGGCTAAGGGTAAGCTATTAATAAAGGTGTTTAAAAAGAAGGTCTTAGATTAATATTGCAACATTCAGTTTGGAGCTTTCATTTTTGGAGGGGTCTTCAATGGCACAGAGAACTTGGGGCATTTTGCCTGGCTCTagccagagctggaggtgttcaaaACCTGGAAACATGAGGCTCATTCTGTAACTAAACTTAAGCATTACAGCATCACTTTGgtttcttccctcctgcccctttttaatttcacagaTGCACTGGGCCTGCCTCTTTCTTCTGGCAGTTTATTACTGTGTGAGCTTAGACCAAGAACTGATCTTCATCTGCAGTCGAAGTAGGAGTTTTCCTGGTGTCCCTCGCTCATTCCACTGCAAATGTGTTATGTCTCCCTGCGCCTCCCTGTGTTGTAGGGTGTTGCTAAGGCCTCTCACAAAAGCAGGCAGGCACTATCTCAGCTTTGGCAGTGTTTCAGGGATGGGTGAAGCTGTCCACAGAACTCAGCGTGGTTTTATTGTGAACTTACAGAGTGGCTGGGAAGCCATCTGCTTGCCAAAGCTGCATTAATGCAAAACCATTATTACAGAGATGTTCAGACAGAACTGTAAAGGGAAGAATTTGCTGTTCAGTAATTCCTGTCTGTTGTGCTTGCATCCTTGTTGAAAAATATACTGCATATTTAAACATTCTCTAACATCACTGATGCAGCTTCTTTCACAACCTCCAGATAAGGTGAACGTGAAGAGAAAATTAATCCAAATCATACAGTAGTAGGAGGACAAGATGAACACGATAACAATTTTATTCCATCAGATGTTTTTTTCATGGGACAGGTTTCTTTCTGACAACACGAAAAGGACTCAACAGAGTTAACACAAAGCTGACAAGTCAGCAGGACTGTCAGTGGGTTCAGACTGCAGAGAAAATTATCATCTTGCAGACACCCTGCCACCTAGACTCCATAAGGCAGGCTGGCCTAATGAATTCTTGTCTGTGCAGCATTGGAATACCTGGCACCATGCATTTCACCAAGATCTGGCAGGATTATGTAATTACATTCTGTCAAGTCAGATCAGGCATGATACAGTCTTTATGCTGGCTGTGGGAAGATGGATGATACCTGACCCAGCACAAAATCTGCCTGGCTATaagattttaaagcaaatttgaaCCAGCAAGGAGTGGGCATGCACTGGTTCAGCATTTCTCACCATGTAGCTACACTGGTTGTTGGTTTAGGTTTGTTTAGTTTGTTtgtgctatttttcttttactggtAGCAAGTGTACTAGTGATTTCCTGTCTTGTGGAACCACAGCCACAGGTCCTGTGGTTAGTGGAGTTCAGGTGGGGTTGAATGGAAACAGTGAGATCAAGAAGTGCTGAAAaccccaaagctgctgctctgcaccagATATTTCACAGCTTGCTGTCATTACTGCTGtaaactgtgctgctgctttt
This window harbors:
- the EHD3 gene encoding EH domain-containing protein 3, which translates into the protein MFSWLGTDDRRRKDPEVFQTVSDGLKKLYKTKLLPLEEHYKFHEFHSPALEDADFDNKPMVLLVGQYSTGKTTFIRYLLEQDFPGMRIGPEPTTDSFIAVMQGDVEGIVPGNALVVDPKKPFRKLNAFGNAFLNRFVCAQLPNPVLESISVIDTPGILSGEKQRISRGYDFAAVLEWFAERVDRIILLFDAHKLDISDEFSEVIKALKNHEDKMRVVLNKADQIETQQLMRVYGALMWSLGKIVNTPEVIRVYIGSFWSHPLLIPDNRKLFEAEEQDLFRDIQSLPRNAALRKLNDLIKRARLAKVHAYIISSLKKEMPSMFGKDNKKKELVNNLGDIYARIEREHQISPGDFPNLRKMQDQLQAQDFSKFQPLKSKLLETVEDMLANDIAQLMVLVRQEESQRPTQMVKGGAFEGTLHGPFGHGYGEGAGEGIDDAEWVVARDKPMYDEIFYTLSPVDGKITGANAKKEMVRSKLPNTVLGKIWKLADIDKDGMLDDEEFALANHLIKVKLEGHELPNELPSHLLPPSKRKITE